In Pirellulaceae bacterium, the DNA window GATCGTCGTCGGATTCGATTGCTGACCGACGATTCGATCACGTCAGCTTACATTTCTCAAATGGTGTGGTGCAAGCCGTGGTTGATAGCAGGTTGCATTCCCGCGCCGGGGAAACTGCTGGGAGAAGCAGGGTTGGAGGGGGCACTCTCGTGTTTTGTCAGGATGATCTTGGCCAGCAATTTGCGTTTTCCAATTGTTGCAGTGCAGGGAGATGAAGGTCGATTGACCGATAATCTCATGCGATCGACTCAGACAGCAATGGATGACGCTTCGAGCCCGCCAGTGAATCAATCGCAGAGCGAATGGCCGGACAAGCTGCAATTTCTTTGGCTATTGAAGGATGTCTGACGCACTTGGCACGCCAGAAATCGGGTTTCATGTCGCCTGCAAAACTCGCACACCTACGCAGCGACAGGTGCGATGTTTGTCGAAAGGGATCGGTGTCCAGTTCTAAGTTTTGGGACGGAATTTTTGCTTCCACGCGGGAGACATTTCTCGCATGTCGGTGTTCTCACCGTATCGCTCCTGCAGTTCCACAAGTTGTTGCTTTAGTTGCTTGATCACCTCGGCATACTCGGGCGACTCGTACTGATTGCTAAGTTCGTCAGGATCTTTTTCAAGATCGTAGAATTCCCATTCTCCGAATTGATAGAAGTTGATCAATTTATAACGGTTGGTGCGAATCCCGTTGTGCTTCGCCACCATATGCACACTTGGGTATTCGTGATAGTGGTAATAGATGCTGTCTCGCCAATCGTCTGGTGTCGCTCCTTTCAGAATTGGAACGATCGATTGGCCTTGCATGTCATCAGGGATTTCGGCATCCGCCAGCTCTAAAAACGTTTCTGCATAATCGAGATTTTGGACAAGATCGGTGTTGATCGATCCGGGTTTCGTTTGTCCGGGCCATTTGACAATTAACGGCATCAGTAGCGATTCTTCGTACATCCATCGTTTGTCGTACCAGCCATGGTCCCCCAGATAGAAGCCCTGGTCGGACGAATAGATGACAAGGGTGTTTTCATCCAGTCCATTTTCCTTGAGGTAGGCCATCAGTCGGCCAACGCTCTCGTCAACTCCTTTGATGCAACGCAAGTAATTCTTGATGTAACGCTGGTACTTCCATCGGACTAATTCGTCACCCTTAAGATTTGCATCGCGAAATTTTTGATTCTTAGGGCCATAGGCTGCGTCCCAGGTCGCCCGTTGCTGTTGAGTCATGCGTTGTAGATTTCGGAAACCCGAGCGATCCACCGATTTTCCCGCAGCCGGATCAAAGTTGTTGTCAGGCTCCAAGAATAAGTCGAATACCAGGTTGAGGTGGCCGTCAATTTCCATCTCCTGATGACGGGATGGACTTGCATTGTCCTTCCAGTCATCGAAGAGTGTAGACGGTTCTGGGATTTGTAGGTTGTCGTAGAGCGACAGATGTC includes these proteins:
- a CDS encoding sulfatase; this encodes MNLRSTAYSLLALIIVPLSVGLPTAVSADRPNILFIFTDDHAPHAIGAYGGWLQQVNPTPNIDQLAREGMLFRNSFCTNSICGPSRAVIQTGKHSHINGFMHNGNRFDGNQQTFPKLLRQVGYQTAMIGKWHLKSDPQGFDYWRVLPGQGDYYNPVFLTQQGREQVEGYCTDLVTEDAIDWLKNQRDPDKPFMLMCQHKAPHRTWMPALRHLSLYDNLQIPEPSTLFDDWKDNASPSRHQEMEIDGHLNLVFDLFLEPDNNFDPAAGKSVDRSGFRNLQRMTQQQRATWDAAYGPKNQKFRDANLKGDELVRWKYQRYIKNYLRCIKGVDESVGRLMAYLKENGLDENTLVIYSSDQGFYLGDHGWYDKRWMYEESLLMPLIVKWPGQTKPGSINTDLVQNLDYAETFLELADAEIPDDMQGQSIVPILKGATPDDWRDSIYYHYHEYPSVHMVAKHNGIRTNRYKLINFYQFGEWEFYDLEKDPDELSNQYESPEYAEVIKQLKQQLVELQERYGENTDMREMSPAWKQKFRPKT